Proteins from a genomic interval of Quercus lobata isolate SW786 chromosome 11, ValleyOak3.0 Primary Assembly, whole genome shotgun sequence:
- the LOC115968378 gene encoding SKP1-like protein 1B — MASSSTSMVVSNKENENENENTKKVTLKSSDGESFEVDESVAMESLTIKHIIEDGCANNEIPLPNVTSGILSRVIEYCKKHKEAAGESEPSVTPYTSNSTTDPLAEWDTEFVKVDQNNLFDLILAANYLNIKGLLDLTCKTVADMMKGKTPEEIRETFHIKNDYTPEEEAEVRKENQWAFE; from the exons ATGGCGTCGTCTTCAACAAGCATGGTGGTGAGTAACAAGGAGAACGAGAACGAGAACGAGAACACGAAGAAGGTGACCCTGAAAAGCTCAGACGGCGAGTCCTTTGAGGTGGACGAGAGCGTGGCTATGGAGTCACTGACCATAAAGCACATAATCGAAGATGGCTGCGCCAACAATGAGATACCATTGCCAAACGTCACGAGTGGCATTCTTTCACGGGTCATCGAGTACTGCAAGAAGCACAAAGAGGCTGCTGGCGAGTCTGAGCCCTCTGTGACCCCTTACACTTCCAACAGTACCACCGACCCACTCGCTGAATGGGACACTGAGTTCGTCAAGGTTGATCAGAACAATCTCTTCGACCTCATTCTG GCGGCCAACTATTTGAACATTAAGGGGCTGTTGGACTTGACTTGCAAGACTGTGGCAGACATGATGAAGGGAAAGACTCCAGAAGAGATTCGCGAGACATTCCACATCAAGAATGATTACACtccagaagaagaagcagaggttCGGAAGGAGAACCAATGGGCATTTGAGTGA